The genomic region atcaagatttatttattttaaacattttacggACCTGATTATTTGAGAAAAtaagtgctatatatatatatatatatatatatatatatatatatatatatatatatatatatttttttttttttttccaaggaaaAAAAATGGCTGTCATGACAGGGTCTTACAttacattatcaatcaatcaatttttttatatagcgccaaatcacaacaaacagttgccccaaggcgctttatattgtaaggcaaggccatacaataattatgtaaaaccccaacggtcaaaacgaccccctgtgagcaagcacttggctatagtgggaaggaaaaactcccttttaacaggaagaaacctccagcagaaccaggctcagggaggggcagtcttctgctgggactggttggggctgagggagagaaccaggaaaaagacatgctgtggaggggagcagagatcgatcactaatgattaaatgcagagtggtgcatacagagcacatTTTGCATTATGCTGCAAAATGTATAATCATCAAATTTGAAACATTACTTATTTACACTTAACAGTTcctagcctttttttttttgaaggctaCATTCTTTTTTCCAATGGAAATGCTGTCAACCCACTGAAGTTTTGCTTTGGTACATCTGTCACATGCTGGGCTTGTTAATGCTGGCCACCATCTGAACCCTCCCATGATTAACATTTTTTTCCCGTTGCATGTGTGATTATTGTAAAGTGAAGCCTAAGTTTTATTTTCACAGGCGTGTGTGTGGGAGAAAAAGAAAGGGGACACCTGTGAAGGTCTGCGATCGAGCATATGTAACAGAagatgaagaggaggagagcatgtCTGAGCACAGCTACAGCCCCGGTATATATAGAAACACACATTTACATACTCACCTgatgttgtttttaatttaactgcTGTTTGTGGTGCATGTGTGGATAATTTTTACAATTAACAGGGTGGTGGAGTAAAAGGAGCacacaaacatgttttaaaagcaACACCACACAGGTTAACAGCATTAAATGTGCCCCCtcccacacacatatatatatatatatatatatatatatatatatatacacacacacacacacccctagtGGTGGGACACAAGGTCAatgggtttgtgtgtgtatggACACATTCTTATGCCGGCAATACCTCAACACCAAATCCTGGCAAACACTTGACACATCATAGATGCTTTTGTGGTCAGAGGTTTACCTACATTCGTTTTGAACATGAATGTTTCAGTCATATTGGGCTTTCGGTGGCTTCCTTGaactgtttttttctgcatttttacatgacacacacacataatggGGAAAAATAAGCAGTcaagaatttatatttatttattgtcaacaTAGGCTCagaattatacactcaacaaaaatataaacgcaacacttttggttttgctcccattttgtatgagatgaactcaaagatctaaaactttttccacatacacaatatcaccatttccctcaaatattgttcacaaaccagtctaaatctgtgatagtgagcacttctcctttgctgagataatccatcccacctcacaggtgtgccataccaagatgctgattagacaccatgattagtgcacaggtgtgccttagactgtccacaataaaaggccactctgaaaggtgcagttttatcacacagcacaatgccacagatgttgcaaggtttgagggagcgtgcaattggcatgctgacagcaggaatgtcaaccagagctgttgctcgtgtattgaatgttcatttctctaccataagctgtctccaaaggtgtttcagagaatttgacagtacatccaaccagcctcacaaccgcagaccacgtgtaaccacaccagcccaggacctccacatccagcatgttcacctccaagatcgtctgagaccagccactcggacagctgctgaaacaatcggtttgcataaccaaagaatttctgcagaaactgtcagaaaccatctcagggaagctcatctgcatgctcgtcgtcctcatcggggtctcgacctgactccagttcgtcgtcgtaaccaacttgagtgggcaaatgctcacattcgctggcatttgacatgttggagaggtgttctcttcacggatgatgcaaaggagatgtgttgcactgcatgaggcaaatggtggtcacaccagatactgactggtatccccccaataaaacaaaactgcacctttcagagtggccttttattgtgggcagtctaaggcacacctgtgcactaatcatggtgtctaatcagcatcttggtatggcacacctgtgaggtgggatggattatctcagcaaaggagaagtgctcactatcacagatttagactggtttgtgaacaatatttgagggaaatggtgatattgtgtatgtggaaaaagttttagatttttgagttcatctcatacgaaatgggagcaaaaccaaaagtgctgcgtttatatttttgttgagtatacatagtgAGTGGTATAATTGATACTAGATGTGCTGTATGCATAATTTTTTGCCATATTttctgtgtgcatttttttttatcccatattGATTTTTGTGGGAAAAATATTGTACTGTTCCAGAAAAAGAACTTCTCAAAGAAGTCATTGAAAACTCAATATTGCTGTGACATTTATGTCCAAGGTTGGAGTATGTAAATTTATGACCACAAAGCTACTTCCTATGGAGCAGATTAGTTTATTCCCATCAAGAATGCTTTGTGTTGATGGTCAGACATATGTGACAACGTGCATGGTTGGTTGGTTGTACAGATTATAATCTGGTGAGTCTTCCAGTGCCTTTTGTTTCAGTGGTTAGAAGTGCTGGATTGAAATAATCCACTCTATCCCAGGTGATGGCCAGTACCAAGAAGCTCGGGAAGATCGTCTCCCTCCACCTGGCAGTCCGTACTACCTTCCTGATCCCACTCAGCTCTGGTAAATACACTCGCCACAGTTACGGTGACAGACTATACAACTACTGTACGTATAAAGCAAGCCAACCGCTAAACTAACATTGGTGTTTGACTCACAGTGTACCTGAGCTGGGGGAGGAGGGTGCAAGCGGAGTACGGGGACCTGTGCTCTTCCACCCACCGCCTAATTGTCGGATCCGAGAGGTCCACTGTGGGACGCAGGTGCGATTGGTCGTTATAGCGATCCGAGACATTGCCAAAGGAGAGGAGATTACTGTGGACTACAGCCTGACAGACTGGGGAGAGAATGCGTTGGTGAGCATCTTAAGTTAAAGTTAACTTTATTCTAATTACGGCTAATGTAGGCTGGAGGAGTAATCTTTTTGAAATTAAAATAGTAGTTTGAATGAGAGTAACTGTCCTCATAAAATCTGTCATTTTAAATAAGGCTGTAAGTTGTGGGATGTGAATGCGCAGTGCTAACCGTAGTTAATGTGTTAGCATATGTGGTCACACTAGCCACAGTTAACACTAAAGGCAGCATTAACTGTAGTTAGCGGTCACATACTACTTGTGTTGACatcattttaaatcaaaatgtCTCTCCAGGAGGAAGAGGCCGGCCCCCACCCACTGTCCCTCTCAGTTTCTGATTACCTTACCCCCTCATGGTCGTTATCGCCCTCGTCCTCCCCACTCACCCACTCTGAGCCCAGTGACTCAGACcacgaggaggaagaggaggaggaagatgatGACGATGAAGAcgatgatgaagaagaggaaaTTGAGGAGCTAAGGGGCAGAATGCTGCGCCGTCGCAAGAAGCGCAAGATGGCTACAGTCGTCAATTCAAAGAAGAATACGGCAAACTCTTCAAGAGGGCACGGGCGCCCTTGCTCATCGTTTACCAGTCCAGGACCTGGTACAGCCTCTGGCAGAAACCAGCCCCAGGCTCCCGTCAGTGTCCTCGCACCCCCAACAACCAACATCAACAATAACATCAACATAAACATTGGCAGTTCTGGCAGGGCCATGATGAGTCAGCGACATCACTGCCCCTACTGCGGTCGCCACTATCGGTCACTGGCACGCCACCTGGAGAAGCATCATGCCAACCAGCCGGAGGTCCGAACAGCCATGGAGCTGGCGCACCACCACTCTCACAACTCTTTAAACGGCAGCACCTCACACCCGCACCCCTCATCGCCCTCCATCTCTGCCATTCACACTCACTCTTTCGCTGTCCCTCCTTCCTCTGCGTCTAACCCGATGCCACCCCCTCTCTTCTCAAGAGAGAGAGAATTGCCTTCTAACCGCACAAGCACAGGCAGTGTGCCATTCTCGCTCTCTCTTTCGCCGGCTCCTTCAGCGACCTTGAAGAAGGCGCCTAGCTTATCATCGCCAAGTTCTAAATGTGCCCCTGCTCCAATGGTGCCACAAGTAAAAAGTCCGTCGCCGCCTCCATTGTCCAGTCCCAGAAGGGGTCGGAGGATGAAAAGAGAAAAACAGGAAGAGCCACAGGAGGTGGAGCCCTCCATAAATCAAGAAGAGTTAGTTCCCCCTCCTACTCCTGAGCCGAATATCGATCCTGATGAAGAGCTAGAGCTTAGTGGAGAAGGGGAGGATGATGCAGCAGAGGAGAAAAACGGAGAGATTACAAGGTGCAGTTGCATAATTATTTTCCTTTTACCCTTTCTTTATATTCAAATGATTGGTACACTGGTGTGATTTGGTACAACAGCAACATCTacaaaaggctgagtctttgaggagcaaaaatGGACAGAGGTTCTCTAGTTTATCAACAAATGTGTGGGGAAAATTATTGAAATATGGAAAAAGAAATGTTCTTGAAGGAAAGATTGGAagagatttgcatatttctctctGTACAGTGTATGTAAAGGGAGAAATATATTagtttatttgcatttttttttatataatcccGTTTTTCTGATTTTGGGGTTGTAGATTTAACACCGGAAATATTTTTTTAACCTGAGAAATACTTTAGGAGGTATGAGTATTTTCAGTATTTTTCCTGAATTCCAGATTTGTTAGGATGATCTGGACAAGGTATTCCTGATGTTTTTTCAAGTGACTGCTTGGCTGTCAAAAtattgtgcatccagaaagtattcacagcgtttcacttttatgttacagccttattccaaaattgctgaaattcattgttttcttcaaaattccacacacaataccccataatgacaatgttgggaaaaagtctttttttttttcttgagatttttgcaaatgtattaaaaatgaaaaaaactaagaaatcacatgtacagtaaaGCTTGCACGTAATGAATTCAGggggaccagtgaattttgtctgttaGAATCAAAATcggctatatgtataaaatggacaaaatacgttatatgtatgtaatggattagttacagtcaggaggtgcggAATGATCTCCGGGGAATCTCCAGTACCAATTaagcttacgtatttccttgattaaacgcctgaccttgaatggggacctgcctcatttaatgaccaggtcaaacgCCTGTCTTAAATAAGCGCCAGGCATTATGTACATTAAAAAGGTTACATTTAGTCGAGTcattcttttttctaagtccgctgcggagtggtaccttaaaatcccaaAGCCTGATTTGTGCTTCTGCAACaccatggccatgcaatgatgtcaacGTGCGCGTGACCCTTTTAATGTTCTCAATCATGTCTTTGTGCAATTTAACACAGGAACAGTgacttttctggattaatttgtccctcaatgagctccacttctttatacagtcATCAACCTCCCAAACAATTGTACGTCTAATTTTCCTCCTTGAATTGTGGGttatttgagcgtctttttccgACTCCACATTgcgaagttggtcatatttgcgaacttttctgccaaacatatttgatccatgatcgaaatgtaatcagcatgcgcactgcaaaaacttttaagatATGATTGGACAGGCATaagtgaaaccggaaaagtgacaaATTACAGCCCTTTGCGGTGTCTATCATTTAGCAGGTGCGCAGGTTCGCAGCCAGGCACTGGGTTTTGATCTAAAGAGGTTTGGTTCGTCACATCCAGGGATATGTTTGAatcaacaccatattacagtgcagccagcaagcagaattttgttaataatcgccggCCTTGAATTACAGCGTGACTCTTTTAGGCActgggtctgagcatggtttgaaaaagatAAATGCCtggtcttttaatcacggaaatacagtacccactttcctgGAATTGGTGAGTGTcaatgctgaacttcatttcatatctCTGCTACTGGGCATGTCTAGATTGCTCTGTCCAGTATATGtgaggagtttttaatggaaatgcattgcaatcAGACAGCATGTTTCCagtgtgagcgaaaatccatttTATACGGCTTTATtagatggaaaaccatacaaatgcattgggacttttgcttttgtaagttgagtgcgaatatccggtttGTATGATGATgttttaggcgagttttactatcCATACGTATTcagaacctttgccatgaagctcaaaattgagctcaggtgcatcctgtttccactgatcatcttcaagatgtttctacagcttaattggagtccatctggcgTAAATTTAGTTGataggacatgatttggaaagacacacatctgtctatatataaggtcccacagttgacagtgcatgtcagagcacaaaccaagcatgaagtcaaaggaattgtctgtagacttccgagacaggattatctcaaggcacaaatctgggaaagggtacagaaaaatttctgctgctttgaaggtcgcaATAAACACAGTGGCcatcatcatccataaatggaagaagtttggatccaccagaattcttcatagagctggccgcctgtctaaacttagtcagggaggtgaccaagaacccgataatCACTctatcagaactccagcattactctgtggagagaggataaCCTTCCAAAGGGACACCTATGTCTAGATAATTACTTTTGAGACAAGTTTCCAAATATATTCTCCGCCACACGATGtgcatgagacaacctgcagctgttgaTAATTTGTGATTCTGgaaatgagagaatggtttcatcagcccaGTTCTGAGCGCAAAAGCATAATCGgcaacaaaattattttttttatatagcgtgggATCTAGCGGGACACATTGGC from Thalassophryne amazonica chromosome 23, fThaAma1.1, whole genome shotgun sequence harbors:
- the LOC117504991 gene encoding uncharacterized protein LOC117504991, with amino-acid sequence MAENVRSPFDYREPPTLDSDGDGGKPPPSRGRVCGRKRKGTPVKVCDRAYVTEDEEEESMSEHSYSPGDGQYQEAREDRLPPPGSPYYLPDPTQLCVPELGEEGASGVRGPVLFHPPPNCRIREVHCGTQVRLVVIAIRDIAKGEEITVDYSLTDWGENALEEEAGPHPLSLSVSDYLTPSWSLSPSSSPLTHSEPSDSDHEEEEEEEDDDDEDDDEEEEIEELRGRMLRRRKKRKMATVVNSKKNTANSSRGHGRPCSSFTSPGPGTASGRNQPQAPVSVLAPPTTNINNNININIGSSGRAMMSQRHHCPYCGRHYRSLARHLEKHHANQPEVRTAMELAHHHSHNSLNGSTSHPHPSSPSISAIHTHSFAVPPSSASNPMPPPLFSRERELPSNRTSTGSVPFSLSLSPAPSATLKKAPSLSSPSSKCAPAPMVPQVKSPSPPPLSSPRRGRRMKREKQEEPQEVEPSINQEELVPPPTPEPNIDPDEELELSGEGEDDAAEEKNGEITSSHRHHMPPFLSSLSCLVLYLRHQQHSSFILLTHSPPSAEAWRLLCHASLSLLILYNRHRECEVAKLTIQDYNNRVKPQDYSKTTSPSGMEVLLSPFERQVLCHLPRVGVLGKRGRVQPLILPPHCESCLDLLLQTSSNVGVDPDSPYVFSRPYHSPATPLRGTDLLRNLARASGAKNSGVLTATRVRRQVAILTQLLLLEEGEGQQDSATKRLEEFLEQEYHVMQDCSAVVQDPALMSRVGRVVLYGEKQGVLFRGMSLQHICLELDVMSGNSAESFSEESEVEEDKKDVKEKATDATKKKGPGRPPRKKKEPVPALVSLSVASGHKRCIQPKSGKRGVLKRPWSEAERVAVETHLKKNLVELRVPAKADCERCLELCPLLVSNQRDWRAIKFYVHNRIQLLKKQGRRESANSV